A region of Nitrospinota bacterium DNA encodes the following proteins:
- a CDS encoding prephenate dehydrogenase/arogenate dehydrogenase family protein, with amino-acid sequence MSFLFNRAVIAGVGLIGGSLGLAGKQRGVFKTVAGFGRNENTLKKALELGLIDEAHTELEKACAGADLFFAATPVESIVSLCVNAGAHLPESCVMTDGGSVKGRIVEDMERLLPNPGRFVGGHPIAGTEKSGPSAAFSTLFDNRYTILTPTQATDTRALSAAREMWEKVGSIVVEMTPEEHDAALAMISHLPHIAAFALVDALNAADPDKTIRRYVAGGFKDTTRIAASHPAMWRDIFSMNRRQVLNAVEAFEKSLGELKYMISEGRFEDLERTLESISVNRKEMENSGNSAK; translated from the coding sequence TTGAGTTTTCTTTTCAACCGGGCGGTCATAGCCGGCGTGGGGCTTATCGGCGGGTCGCTGGGCCTGGCGGGCAAACAGAGGGGCGTTTTTAAAACAGTCGCAGGCTTCGGCAGAAACGAGAATACACTCAAGAAAGCCCTGGAGCTGGGTCTTATAGACGAAGCCCATACGGAGCTTGAAAAAGCCTGCGCCGGGGCGGACCTTTTCTTCGCCGCCACGCCGGTGGAATCCATAGTGAGCCTTTGCGTAAACGCCGGAGCGCATCTTCCGGAATCGTGCGTCATGACCGACGGCGGCTCCGTGAAGGGAAGAATAGTGGAGGATATGGAACGGTTGCTACCCAACCCGGGGCGTTTCGTTGGGGGGCACCCCATAGCCGGTACGGAGAAATCCGGCCCTTCCGCGGCGTTTTCCACATTGTTCGACAACCGGTACACCATACTCACCCCGACACAGGCCACGGATACCCGGGCGCTTTCCGCCGCGCGCGAAATGTGGGAGAAAGTGGGTTCAATTGTGGTGGAAATGACACCGGAAGAGCACGACGCGGCTCTGGCGATGATAAGCCATTTGCCGCACATCGCCGCATTCGCCCTGGTGGACGCGCTCAACGCCGCCGATCCGGATAAAACCATCCGCCGATATGTGGCCGGGGGTTTCAAGGACACAACACGCATCGCCGCCAGCCATCCGGCCATGTGGCGGGACATATTTTCGATGAACCGCCGCCAGGTGTTGAACGCCGTGGAAGCGTTTGAGAAAAGCCTGGGGGAATTGAAATACATGATATCCGAGGGGCGGTTTGAGGATTTGGAGAGGACGCTGGAAAGTATATCCGTTAACCGCAAGGAAATGGAAAACTCCGGCAATTCTGCAAAATAA